A segment of the Necator americanus strain Aroian chromosome IV, whole genome shotgun sequence genome:
TGATTACAGCTATTAAAAGTACTGTATGGAAGCTGCAGCGCATCGTTTGGAAATGCAATCCCCGATGATTCTTACACACCTGAAACGTtagtcataaaaataaaaataaataaaaataaatttactgACTtttcaatccacttaggatgcgctAACgggttttactggaattcgtaatcgttgaggttttgatgGAAGGcgtgctggcctatacaatgacttgcgggggtcaatatatgatcaagtcagtgtttttatactcccaaacaagtcttgtaccaatttatcgactccggaggaatgaaatgtTTGGCTTGCATttgggcggtttcgaaccatcgaccatgtggctacaacggatctcTATCCGACTTCGCCACACGCCGCCACGCGTTTCTCATACGCACTCAATAAATGCTACATTTAAATTATCAATTTCGCTTCAAAACCACCTAAAAAACTGTACGGAAAAATTTACCACGAGataaaaattaatgagaaaaatctaaTAACAAGGAAGATCTGATACATAAGAGAGTTTTGGCAACAATGGGGTCACATTGTTTCATCTGTCAGCTAAGCATATATTTGTCCAGGTGTGCTTATATGCTCATGTTGCTAGCTGCTGTCCAGTTAATGACAATTAGCCACAATTAATAATTGTCAGtaattaattagtaataattGCTTCACATAATTAAAGAGTAAAGGAAtctgttgcattttttttttttttggaatgaataGTTTTTCTGTATATTGGACATTGatatttttcacaattattAGATTGTTGAGACTACTGGTTTGTACTAATTTGCTCGTTGTCATTGGGATTTAgttcaaaattgatttttttccataaaataacCATCTACAGATCTTACggtaataataaaatgctAAAGTCAGAGTGTTAGATCCAGTGTGTGCCAAGTTAGATATTTATTTAGATAACCAGGGAAGGTAGAGAGCAGATGAAAAGTTCTcaggattttttaaagtgattttttggGAAGTATAAAATCTTTTTATCCACTCCAATAAAGTttaggataaagtgtctggcgttactcaatccgctcgggatgcgcccccatgttcacttcaattcaggatcgtttgaggttcgtgaacgtgtaactggcctatacaatgacttgcgatggctaGCTGATGggtaagtcagtgtttttatcctccaggcgacaggtctggtaccaatttatcgcccccggagggatgaaaggcttggttggcaccaggaaggattcgaacctcgatcgtgcagacacagcggaacctctaaccgactgcgcttcaCCAATAGATCTATTTTTTATATGGATTAGACTGAATTTGTCCAattaaagcaaaaagaaaaagaccgACCACAAACTCTACGCAGGTAACATACAtaaaaactcaattttttttcaatttaccTCTTTCCAGTATCAACTGATTGAGGCacataaaacttttttcaggTGACGCAGGTCCAAAAGCTTGGCTTGAATGCGCCGAGAGCAGTTGTTGGGTAGAAAACATCCACGAGTACCGCTAGGATTTCTTTGGAAGCAAGGCGGAGAAGAAACCTCTTCAAAAAACACACATTATGCTGTCGACGGTGGATTGTTCCTTGAGAATACCGTTCACCACCGATAGCATCAATTAACAATGTATAGTTTTGTTCTAGTCTTGATCCTGATACTCTTCATAATATTCGTAAAAATATCGACCAACAATATGAAAAGGTTGATAAATTTATTGACACATCCCTTTAATGAATTAAGAAGAGATCACTACAAGAAGAattaagattttttcaaatccttgTCACTTTTTGCCGAAtctgaaaaacataaaaaaccattaaaaaaaagagaaattgactctaaaaaggagaaaataaaaaatgagaaattgatTGAAGAGAAGATTAACAACATAAAAGTCGTACTCGAAAGCATATGAAAGATTCGGATATAACGTTTCATTAAACTTCATATTTACTGTCTTCGTATGCCAAACAAGTATTTCCTGCTCTTCTTCCTAAATGATCTGGGATTAACTGTAAATATCCATAAAGTTAAATAACTAACTAATATTACCTCAGTATCCCATCCAAATGGCTCTATATCCGATCTATTAAAACCTAGATTGCTTAAAAAACACGTTTCCGGCGAACCCATGCCTTCTTTGCAAGTTTTTCCGAACACAACGGTTGAACTGAAAATAGTCATTACGTTTTTCGGGAATGAAATCCTAATTATACTTCAATTTCTGTTcttgagaagaatttttttagtgtATCCGAAATTTTTTGAGGATCTTCGTTCAAATAAACGAACTCACTTCAATATTTCTTTCAGATTCACTGCGAAACCGGCCATATCCACTGCAAATCGACGAGATGGTAACCATGCCTCGAAGTCTATAACTGTCCCATTTCTTACCACTGGGTACTCAACAGGTCTACCACCGGATAAGGCTACAATAGTAACGagtaatttttccacaatACAAAAATAGAAGCAGAAAGGACTTTAATTATTTAGTATAAGAATTGGATCAGGGATCCTACCGTAAACCAACCacgcatttatttttttccatttagtATTCTTGTGCTGGGCGCTTGTAGCGCCGTGGTAGAGATATCACCATGGAAGCAAAAAGTACGATCGTTGGTACGAAACCGTCCTATGTCAGCCAAGCTTTCACCCCTTAGAGATCGGGAAAATggtacgtttttctttttcttttgtttctctttctttttcttcttttcttcttatgttcttcttctttcttctcttttttcttttctttcttttttctctgtttctctttttcttctgattcttcAGCTTTTCATCTATTCATGAGCTCGGGGTTGGACTCGGATTACAAGCCGCTTTTCGCGTTTTTTGTGTCCATTGATCCAAATAACATTCGCATTGATTCCTAACTATTGATTAATTGTAAATTTATTGATCTGATTCTGGCCTACTTTTGTTTCATATCCAATAGAAAAGCTAGTATAACCTTATTATTCTGTATCCTCACAAATCTCAGGCCCTCCTCTTACAGCAGAACGGGTAGGAACGGGTAGCgcaaaatacattttttttcaaatatagaTGGTTACAGTACTACTGtcgttgcattttttttgcctGTGTACattaaatgcgaaaaaaaaattcccaggGACCTAAAGTGAACAGATATGATACACCTACCGTACTCATTTGTCATCAGAAACTAATCTTAGCTGGGAATTATTAAGGATCAATCATCATCAGCGCTTACCGACGGCCCACATTCCTAGCCTCTTCACATTTCGAATGTAGTCCGTGAACACTCTGATATCGTATGAATTGTCGTCATCGGCAAAGTAAACTACACCATCATgatatttttccattaaatGTTCGGATTCGTTCCTAAGATACCATAGAGCTGTGTTTCTTTGATACCAGCCACGTCCTAAACAATGTTTCTCGGGAATTTCCGactaaaaattttcgaaacgaATTAAAATTCTCGATATGGggattttcagtgtttttgcccgtttgttttttgtttttgttttttggtaatttttttttcaaaagtaatggCTATGGATGCTTAATCAAACATACAAGGTAGGCTTTGGGcaaattcttcttattttctttgcttgTTCTACGAATTTTATTCTTGTATAAAGGAGTGTACAATGAATCCAGAGGATTCATATGGACGGAGCGTGTACGATCAGTGAGGGCTACAAGTAAAGGAAGCAAGTTTAAATGCTGTTTTAtcagaaatagaagaattcaTAAAAACTTCTAgagaaaatgtgcaaaatgGGAATTTCCCTTGTTCTACCCGAAATTATGACGGTTTTAGATTTAAAAGCAGTATTTgaccttctttttcctttccttctttgaaaattgtaCTTTGAACATATAAATTATAAAGCGAGTCGAcaataaataggaaaataaaggCCTAATTAAGGAAATGACGCTCACTCTCAACAAATAATACGGGACTAAATTTTCCCACGGAAATTAGATTGAttgaattttaagaaaattcaacTTAAAAGCCGTTATATTCTTgtaagaagatgaagaaacaatgaaaaaaatgagaaaagttgTTGAAACATCAGTTCTTGGAAGAATTAGGTCCTCGAGGAGCAGAAACGCACGTGGATATCCTTTTACAGTTTCAGCCGCCAAATATGTGAATGGTACTTCAGATCTTTCAAGAATCTTCCACACGTACGATACTGTCTCGTTAGCGTCTTCAACCAATATCCAATGAAGATGCGGAACCATACGCAGTGTATACGACAT
Coding sequences within it:
- a CDS encoding hypothetical protein (NECATOR_CHRIV.G17308.T2); the protein is MCTKRWFFNCKWQVLHEAEMFKRRPLRVCLTSGLFLVILATISFAATIFHPLFPAETFFSWLQIERNPKNLLPLIIVITPTYKRPTRFADLTRMSYTLRMVPHLHWILVEDANETVSYVWKILERSEVPFTYLAAETVKGYPRRGWYQRNTALWYLRNESEHLMEKYHDGVVYFADDDNSYDIRVFTDYIRNVKRLGMWAVALSGGRPVEYPVVRNGTVIDFEAWLPSRRFAVDMAGFAVNLKEILNSTVVFGKTCKEGMGSPETCFLSNLGFNRSDIEPFGWDTEEEEQEILVWHTKTVNMKFNETLYPNLSYAFEFGKK
- a CDS encoding hypothetical protein (NECATOR_CHRIV.G17308.T1); amino-acid sequence: MFKRRPLRVCLTSGLFLVILATISFAATIFHPLFPAETFFSWLQIERNPKNLLPLIIVITPTYKRPTRFADLTRMSYTLRMVPHLHWILVEDANETVSYVWKILERSEVPFTYLAAETVKGYPRRGWYQRNTALWYLRNESEHLMEKYHDGVVYFADDDNSYDIRVFTDYIRNVKRLGMWAVALSGGRPVEYPVVRNGTVIDFEAWLPSRRFAVDMAGFAVNLKEILNSTVVFGKTCKEGMGSPETCFLSNLGFNRSDIEPFGWDTEEEEQEILVWHTKTVNMKFNETLYPNLSYAFEFGKK